A single Bacillus sp. OxB-1 DNA region contains:
- a CDS encoding polysaccharide deacetylase family protein — translation MKKMYSNALLLVCLSVLMLWIGTKWNVVESAFFKGLGGASAEEEPFVAEREFERVLTLQERRPIYMRGDVLTQIGELEAGQPVAVVGEDEVYYELRLGNMTAFVRKGQEVIEKKKLLTVVHTERFAAVHTLHKTAVYEDADLQSAVFLQLEEGYRYPVVREEADWYIITVGERPGYIEKQSVVLDKGLPVLVYHHILPRDLMKTTVSTISLEAFEEQMAYLADQQFETLSAHELYDYLEGRLVVPDKAVLITFDDGLLSAKEYAYPILKQYGFSALQHIISSRSDRAQGTQLFDGEGPLQFMTAVDLIELADVFQFEAHTNDLHSLLNGVGVALNSSQEEIVADLRRNLAQVPAAVSLAYPYGQYNEQLVAAAKEAGLLIGFTTVEGYANRKASNYEVSRFGMTENKSFEQFVAYVDGDMTWP, via the coding sequence ATGAAAAAAATGTACAGTAATGCACTGTTGCTGGTGTGCTTGAGTGTATTGATGCTGTGGATTGGGACAAAATGGAATGTGGTGGAGTCGGCGTTTTTTAAGGGATTGGGGGGCGCGTCTGCGGAGGAGGAACCGTTTGTCGCGGAGCGGGAGTTTGAGCGGGTGTTGACGCTGCAGGAGCGCCGGCCGATTTATATGAGGGGGGACGTCCTTACACAGATCGGTGAGTTGGAGGCGGGGCAGCCGGTTGCGGTCGTGGGTGAGGATGAAGTGTATTATGAGCTGCGCTTGGGGAATATGACCGCGTTTGTCCGCAAAGGGCAGGAGGTGATCGAGAAAAAGAAGCTTTTGACGGTTGTACATACGGAGCGGTTTGCTGCTGTCCATACGCTGCATAAGACCGCGGTGTATGAGGACGCCGACTTGCAGAGCGCCGTTTTCCTGCAGCTGGAGGAAGGCTATCGCTATCCGGTTGTGCGGGAGGAAGCGGATTGGTATATCATAACCGTAGGAGAGCGGCCGGGTTACATTGAGAAGCAGTCCGTTGTGTTGGACAAAGGGCTGCCGGTGCTGGTCTACCATCATATTTTACCGCGCGATTTGATGAAAACGACGGTCAGCACGATTTCGTTGGAGGCGTTTGAGGAACAGATGGCGTATTTGGCGGATCAACAATTCGAGACGCTGTCGGCTCATGAGCTCTATGATTATTTGGAAGGGCGGCTTGTCGTACCGGACAAAGCGGTGCTTATCACATTCGATGACGGTTTATTATCTGCGAAGGAATATGCGTATCCGATTTTGAAGCAATATGGGTTCAGTGCGCTGCAGCATATCATTTCCTCGCGATCGGATCGGGCACAGGGAACGCAACTTTTTGATGGGGAAGGACCTTTGCAGTTTATGACTGCTGTCGATTTGATTGAGCTGGCGGATGTGTTTCAATTCGAAGCACATACAAATGACCTGCATTCCCTTCTGAATGGGGTTGGGGTTGCCTTGAATAGTTCGCAAGAAGAGATCGTTGCGGATTTGCGGCGGAATTTGGCGCAAGTGCCGGCAGCCGTTTCTCTTGCCTATCCATATGGGCAATACAATGAACAATTGGTCGCAGCGGCGAAAGAGGCCGGGCTGTTGATCGGCTTTACGACAGTCGAAGGGTATGCCAATCGGAAAGCTTCCAATTATGAAGTGAGCCGGTTCGGGATGACAGAGAACAAGTCGTTTGAGCAATTCGTTGCCTATGTGGATGGGGACATGACGTGGCCGTAG
- a CDS encoding acyltransferase family protein, whose product MKDLKRTQKRYRPEIEGLRTITTVLIVIYHIWLGRVSGGIDVFFVLSGYLITMSLLSRMERAGRVRFGEYVGGLAKRLFPQALLVIIVIGILALLFLPQSEWNPIIAHMAASTLYFENWRLAFDAVDYLARDHAVSPFQHFWSLGVQGQFYILWPILITAVYILARKVLKTPVRKTFLSALFVVFICSIGYYSMYQTKVNQPWAYFDTFARMWEFSVGGMLALVLPYVFLNKWLNTVLGWLGLSIICLTGFLLPVSTVFPGYLALVPISGALLVLIASENSTKFGVDRLLSVKPLTFLGGLTYGIYLWHWPLLIFYKAVTDVETVPFIEGIVIILATVLLSLLSTKLLEAPILKLDKKQMNGKLAAVLCGLLVVAGSSILAITTYIEKVKADALVTGYDEKDYPGAKAVYENSEPPKGIAPIPAAIDIQSDLPSFYENPNCFAKNDVDVQKCSYGVVTDPGYTVALVGGSHSGHWFPALEVLAEDLNFRIDVYNHDGCRFTNEDPERHLTEACLQWNENLIEHLKEDSPDLVFTTSTLNKREMIPAGYINQWKELEGITTIFAVRDNPRMKKNIPSCLEKNNDPMRCAIPRDQGVSKEVPWEKTEGIPSNVVFADLTDYFCDQTTCHPIIGNIIVYRDNNHITATYAKTLALPLKEHLEQALGSL is encoded by the coding sequence ATGAAAGATTTAAAGCGGACTCAAAAAAGATACCGCCCGGAGATTGAAGGGCTGCGCACGATTACGACGGTGTTAATCGTCATTTATCATATTTGGCTGGGGAGGGTATCCGGAGGGATTGATGTATTTTTTGTTCTTTCCGGCTATTTGATCACCATGTCTCTTTTATCGAGAATGGAGAGAGCGGGGAGAGTGCGGTTCGGGGAATATGTAGGGGGACTCGCAAAAAGGCTGTTCCCGCAAGCCTTATTGGTCATTATCGTGATTGGAATTCTGGCGTTGCTGTTTTTGCCTCAGTCGGAATGGAACCCGATCATTGCCCATATGGCCGCGTCCACGCTCTATTTTGAAAACTGGCGTTTGGCGTTTGATGCAGTGGATTATTTAGCGCGGGATCATGCGGTCAGTCCATTTCAACATTTTTGGTCATTGGGTGTACAAGGCCAATTTTATATTCTTTGGCCCATTTTAATCACTGCGGTGTATATTCTAGCCCGGAAAGTCTTGAAAACGCCAGTGCGCAAAACGTTTTTATCGGCATTGTTCGTCGTCTTCATCTGTTCAATCGGTTATTATTCTATGTATCAAACAAAAGTGAATCAGCCTTGGGCGTATTTTGATACGTTTGCGCGCATGTGGGAATTTAGCGTTGGCGGAATGCTGGCATTGGTTTTACCGTATGTATTTCTGAATAAATGGCTAAACACGGTGCTGGGGTGGCTCGGACTCTCGATCATTTGTTTAACCGGCTTCTTGCTTCCGGTCTCAACGGTGTTCCCCGGTTATTTGGCGCTTGTCCCGATCAGCGGGGCCTTATTGGTGTTAATCGCTTCTGAAAATAGTACGAAATTCGGTGTGGATCGATTGTTAAGCGTCAAGCCGCTGACGTTTTTAGGTGGTCTGACGTATGGGATTTATTTATGGCATTGGCCGCTTTTGATTTTCTATAAGGCAGTGACAGATGTAGAAACCGTTCCGTTCATTGAGGGGATTGTCATCATCTTGGCGACGGTTCTTTTATCGCTGCTCTCTACAAAATTACTGGAAGCACCAATTTTGAAGTTGGATAAAAAACAAATGAACGGCAAACTCGCAGCTGTCTTATGTGGGCTGTTGGTCGTGGCAGGAAGTTCCATACTAGCCATTACGACGTATATTGAAAAGGTGAAGGCCGATGCGCTGGTCACCGGTTATGACGAAAAAGATTACCCGGGAGCGAAGGCTGTCTATGAGAATAGCGAACCCCCCAAAGGGATCGCGCCCATTCCGGCAGCCATCGATATTCAGTCAGATCTTCCTTCCTTTTATGAGAATCCAAACTGCTTCGCAAAAAATGATGTCGATGTACAGAAGTGTTCATATGGGGTCGTTACGGATCCCGGCTATACAGTAGCGTTGGTCGGCGGATCGCATTCGGGACATTGGTTTCCGGCATTGGAAGTGTTGGCGGAAGACCTGAATTTCCGGATTGACGTCTACAATCATGATGGCTGCCGATTTACAAACGAAGACCCGGAGCGTCACTTAACCGAGGCTTGTTTACAGTGGAATGAGAATTTGATTGAGCATTTAAAAGAGGATTCGCCAGATTTGGTTTTCACCACGTCCACGTTGAATAAGCGGGAGATGATACCGGCTGGTTATATTAATCAATGGAAAGAACTAGAGGGGATCACAACGATATTCGCTGTACGGGATAATCCTCGGATGAAAAAGAATATCCCGAGCTGTCTAGAAAAGAATAACGACCCGATGCGATGCGCAATTCCAAGGGATCAGGGGGTCTCGAAGGAAGTGCCGTGGGAGAAGACCGAGGGCATTCCATCGAACGTAGTATTCGCAGACCTCACGGATTATTTCTGTGATCAAACAACTTGCCATCCAATCATCGGGAATATCATCGTGTATCGTGACAACAACCATATTACGGCAACGTATGCCAAAACATTAGCGCTTCCTTTAAAGGAACATTTGGAACAGGCGTTGGGGAGTTTATAA